In Candidatus Margulisiibacteriota bacterium, a single genomic region encodes these proteins:
- a CDS encoding TIM barrel protein, producing MFNFGLKIWSKNEDQYNSAAQLYKEGVYGYIELYSVPGTFKDHSDIWKKLKEEQGVPFVIHAPHYLGGMNLAKKEMRENNKILAQEAVSFADKLEAGIIIFHPGVDGDDNESAAQIKALSDKRIVVENKPRLALDSDLICNGNSPEAIEQIMKKSGAGFCLDIGHAICSANSGNIDYKIYLKQFIKLNPRLYHFSDGDVFGQRDQHKNFGNGNYPVKEILALIPQGSMITVETKKNSKNDLDDFIADISFLKRKM from the coding sequence ATGTTTAATTTTGGATTAAAGATATGGTCAAAGAATGAAGATCAGTACAACAGCGCGGCACAGCTCTATAAAGAGGGTGTGTACGGCTATATCGAGCTTTATTCAGTTCCGGGCACTTTTAAGGACCATTCGGATATATGGAAAAAACTTAAAGAAGAACAGGGGGTTCCGTTTGTCATCCACGCGCCCCATTACCTGGGAGGCATGAACCTTGCCAAGAAAGAGATGAGAGAGAATAATAAAATACTGGCGCAAGAGGCTGTCAGTTTTGCAGACAAGCTGGAGGCCGGTATCATAATCTTCCATCCCGGGGTTGACGGTGATGATAATGAATCCGCCGCTCAAATAAAGGCATTGTCAGATAAACGGATAGTAGTTGAAAATAAGCCCCGCCTGGCACTGGACAGCGACCTTATATGTAACGGCAATTCTCCTGAAGCCATAGAACAGATAATGAAAAAAAGCGGAGCCGGATTTTGCTTGGATATTGGGCACGCGATCTGCTCTGCTAATTCCGGAAATATAGATTATAAGATCTATCTAAAACAATTCATTAAACTTAATCCCAGGCTGTATCATTTTAGCGACGGGGACGTTTTTGGGCAAAGGGACCAGCATAAGAATTTTGGGAACGGGAACTATCCTGTTAAAGAGATCCTGGCATTGATCCCGCAGGGATCAATGATCACGGTTGAGACAAAGAAGAACAGCAAAAATGATCTGGACGACTTTATTGCCGATATATCTTTTCTGAAGAGGAAGATGTGA
- a CDS encoding imidazole glycerol phosphate synthase cyclase subunit: MLKTRLIPILLLKNGFLVRSYKFTRHQSIGNPLIQTARYNNWSIDELIFIDITRDDVYDLKRDDQKLEGVSSIIEVLQVISKSCFMPLTFGGKIRTIDDMKIRFENGADKITVNSVCFENPEIIKQAAQRFGSQAIVVSIDAKKNPDGTYEVYSHNGKKPTGWAPDKWAKFVEESGAGEILLNSIDRDGTGSGYEIEMVKQVVKATNLPVIALGGVGEYEHFVEGVVEGGASAVAAANIFNFRELSDRNARRVMIEAGINVRELNDYLGKESVE; this comes from the coding sequence ATGTTAAAGACAAGGCTGATCCCTATATTATTATTGAAGAACGGGTTTTTAGTGAGAAGCTATAAGTTTACCCGGCACCAGTCAATAGGCAATCCTTTGATACAGACGGCCAGGTACAATAACTGGTCCATTGATGAATTGATATTTATTGACATCACAAGGGATGATGTCTACGATCTTAAGAGGGATGACCAGAAATTAGAGGGTGTTTCTAGTATTATTGAGGTGTTGCAGGTCATAAGCAAATCCTGTTTTATGCCTTTGACGTTCGGGGGCAAGATAAGGACGATCGATGACATGAAGATAAGATTTGAGAACGGCGCGGACAAGATAACGGTCAATTCGGTGTGCTTTGAAAATCCGGAAATAATAAAGCAGGCGGCCCAAAGGTTTGGAAGCCAGGCCATAGTGGTAAGCATTGATGCAAAGAAAAATCCGGACGGCACATATGAGGTATACAGCCATAACGGAAAAAAACCTACCGGCTGGGCCCCGGATAAATGGGCAAAATTTGTTGAAGAGAGCGGCGCGGGAGAGATACTTTTAAACAGCATAGACAGGGACGGCACAGGGTCGGGCTATGAGATAGAGATGGTAAAGCAGGTCGTAAAGGCCACAAATCTTCCGGTCATCGCGCTGGGAGGAGTGGGGGAATACGAGCATTTTGTTGAGGGCGTGGTTGAGGGCGGGGCTTCGGCTGTTGCCGCGGCAAACATCTTTAATTTTAGGGAGTTGAGCGACAGGAACGCAAGAAGGGTTATGATAGAAGCGGGGATCAATGTGAGGGAGCTGAACGATTATTTAGGAAAGGAGTCAGTAGAATGA
- a CDS encoding acyltransferase produces MRYITVLSKILKKEITLADMNSHAYFETFKRWSGFWGTVNFRIKARIFGVKAGKKVKCYGPIDILRAMKSTIEIGDNVSFVSSSKRGTASSIYSPVRLRTWNPNSKILIGSNSGLNGTSITSRSKTISIGQGVMIAPNVVIVDSDFHAYWPPENRAVNPGFESDADVTISRNVWVGMNSIILKGANIGENSIIGAGSVVTGSIPANVVAAGVPARVIKNLSGGSK; encoded by the coding sequence ATGAGGTATATCACGGTTTTGTCCAAGATCCTGAAAAAAGAAATAACTTTGGCGGATATGAACAGTCACGCCTATTTTGAAACGTTCAAGCGGTGGAGCGGGTTTTGGGGCACGGTCAATTTTAGGATAAAAGCCCGGATATTCGGAGTTAAGGCCGGAAAAAAAGTGAAATGTTACGGACCGATAGATATTTTAAGAGCCATGAAAAGCACGATCGAAATAGGCGACAACGTTTCTTTTGTTTCGTCTTCTAAAAGAGGAACGGCCAGCTCGATCTATTCCCCCGTCAGATTGAGGACTTGGAATCCAAATTCCAAAATATTGATCGGAAGTAATTCGGGCCTAAATGGAACTTCCATTACTTCAAGGTCAAAAACGATAAGCATCGGCCAGGGCGTGATGATAGCTCCCAATGTTGTTATAGTTGATTCCGATTTTCACGCTTACTGGCCTCCGGAAAACAGAGCTGTTAATCCGGGGTTTGAATCTGATGCTGACGTGACAATATCCAGGAATGTTTGGGTAGGGATGAACTCTATAATCCTCAAAGGCGCAAATATAGGAGAAAATTCCATAATAGGCGCCGGAAGCGTTGTTACAGGAAGTATTCCTGCCAATGTAGTGGCTGCGGGAGTTCCTGCGAGAGTGATTAAAAATCTATCCGGAGGAAGTAAATGA
- a CDS encoding N-acetyl sugar amidotransferase — protein MNQAQKKRYEAGKIFWCTSCVVPSNYAQGIEFDETGECSGCTVGREHYHEIDWIQRQKKFKKIIEPYVNKGNQYDCIIPVSGGKDSYYQAHIITKELGLKPLLVTFHGDNYLPEAQGNLDRMKHLFNCDHLIFHVGRPALKKLHRVGFEKTGDMTWYMHSGIFSFPVQIAVKFNIPLLFWGEPPGVYRNGMYSYNDFIEMTRKFRTEHAQRGYEWFDLVKDNKEGLTEMDMLWSKYPEDKDLDRVGVRGMYLGNYYLWEQHELTKFVVDNYGWEPKRSPYQRTYRIFGGIDDMHEIGIHDWLKFMKFGYGRCTDDASLDCRSGVLTREKAIELVKVHDPAYPSEDLPRWLDLTGYTKKEFDEICDRWRNKKVWRKDKNDQWECDHIWDNPNNEL, from the coding sequence ATGAACCAGGCCCAAAAGAAAAGGTATGAGGCGGGAAAAATATTCTGGTGCACGTCGTGCGTGGTGCCGTCAAACTACGCGCAGGGGATCGAGTTTGATGAGACGGGGGAGTGTTCCGGTTGTACGGTGGGAAGAGAGCATTATCATGAAATAGACTGGATCCAGAGGCAGAAGAAGTTCAAAAAGATAATAGAGCCCTATGTGAACAAGGGAAATCAATACGACTGCATTATCCCGGTAAGCGGGGGCAAGGACAGCTATTACCAGGCTCATATCATAACAAAAGAGCTGGGGCTTAAACCTTTGCTGGTCACTTTTCACGGGGACAACTATCTTCCCGAAGCGCAGGGCAATCTGGACAGGATGAAGCATCTTTTTAACTGCGACCACCTCATATTCCACGTTGGCAGGCCCGCGTTAAAAAAACTTCACAGAGTGGGCTTTGAAAAGACCGGGGACATGACATGGTATATGCACTCCGGCATATTTTCATTCCCGGTCCAGATAGCCGTAAAGTTCAACATCCCCCTGCTTTTTTGGGGCGAGCCTCCCGGCGTCTACAGGAACGGGATGTATTCATACAATGACTTTATTGAGATGACAAGAAAATTCAGGACGGAGCATGCGCAAAGGGGATATGAATGGTTTGATCTTGTAAAAGACAACAAAGAAGGATTGACTGAGATGGATATGCTTTGGTCGAAATATCCTGAGGATAAGGACCTTGACAGGGTTGGGGTCAGAGGAATGTATCTTGGCAACTATTATTTGTGGGAACAGCATGAGCTCACAAAGTTCGTGGTTGACAATTACGGCTGGGAACCCAAAAGGTCGCCGTATCAGAGAACGTACAGGATCTTCGGAGGAATAGACGACATGCATGAGATCGGCATACATGACTGGTTAAAATTCATGAAATTCGGTTACGGAAGATGCACCGATGATGCGAGCCTTGACTGCAGAAGCGGCGTCTTGACCAGAGAAAAAGCCATTGAACTTGTAAAGGTCCATGATCCGGCATATCCTTCGGAAGACCTCCCGAGATGGTTGGATTTGACGGGATATACAAAAAAGGAATTTGATGAGATCTGCGACAGGTGGAGGAACAAAAAAGTGTGGAGAAAAGACAAGAATGACCAGTGGGAATGCGACCATATCTGGGACAATCCCAATAATGAGCTCTAA
- the pseI gene encoding pseudaminic acid synthase, which yields MMNNRPFIIAEMSGNHNHSLERALKIVDAAADCGVDALKIQTYTADTMTIDCGRDEFIINDDKSLWKGKKLYDLYKEASTPWEWHKPIFERCRQKGITGFSTPFDGTAVDFLEALGCPMYKIASFEIVDLPLIEKAAKTRKPMLISAGMAAAEEIEEAVTCARSNGCPEVMILKCTSTYPAEPKDSNLLTIPDMAAKFKCKVGLSDHTVGIGAAIASIALGAVAVEKHFTLSRKDGGVDSAFSIEAEEMRNLVKEAARAFDSLGSVKYGPGDNEKASLMFRRSVYAVKDIKKGEKLTNTNVRIIRPGHGLSPKYYGDILGKTARKDIAFGEPICKDYFK from the coding sequence ATGATGAATAATCGTCCCTTTATCATCGCAGAAATGTCGGGTAATCATAACCACAGCCTGGAAAGAGCCTTGAAAATCGTTGATGCCGCGGCAGATTGCGGCGTTGACGCGCTAAAGATACAAACATATACGGCTGATACTATGACAATTGATTGCGGCAGGGACGAGTTTATCATCAATGACGATAAAAGCCTTTGGAAAGGCAAGAAGCTGTATGACCTTTATAAAGAGGCATCAACGCCCTGGGAGTGGCACAAGCCGATATTTGAAAGGTGCCGCCAAAAAGGAATAACGGGTTTCAGCACTCCTTTTGACGGGACCGCGGTGGATTTTCTTGAGGCCCTGGGCTGCCCGATGTATAAGATAGCTTCTTTTGAAATAGTTGACCTTCCCCTGATAGAAAAGGCCGCTAAGACAAGGAAACCGATGCTTATCTCTGCAGGGATGGCCGCGGCAGAAGAGATAGAAGAAGCGGTAACTTGTGCCAGATCGAACGGCTGTCCCGAGGTTATGATCTTGAAATGTACAAGCACTTATCCCGCGGAGCCAAAAGATTCAAACCTTTTGACGATCCCCGACATGGCGGCAAAATTTAAATGCAAAGTCGGGCTTTCGGACCACACCGTTGGAATAGGAGCGGCCATAGCATCTATAGCGCTGGGCGCCGTTGCGGTAGAAAAGCATTTTACTTTGTCGCGAAAAGACGGCGGAGTGGACTCCGCGTTTTCAATAGAGGCTGAAGAAATGAGAAATCTTGTTAAAGAAGCCGCAAGAGCCTTTGATTCCTTGGGAAGCGTTAAATACGGTCCCGGCGATAATGAGAAAGCATCTTTAATGTTCAGGCGGTCGGTTTACGCGGTCAAGGATATTAAAAAGGGCGAAAAATTAACAAATACAAATGTCAGGATAATAAGGCCGGGGCATGGATTGTCTCCAAAATACTACGGGGATATATTGGGGAAGACCGCCCGGAAAGATATAGCTTTTGGCGAGCCGATATGTAAAGATTATTTTAAATAG
- a CDS encoding class I SAM-dependent methyltransferase has translation MKEEEIRKREVFNKYLELVEEDVKTFFDFSRFEVGPCPACGDKRSVEQFKKLGFNYVSCKNCNTLFVNPRPPFSVLDEFYSRSPSTNFWVNEFFKPVAQIRREKIFKPRAQDVAPMIPATSHLNVGDIGAGFGLFLEELRKLRPDSTYYAIEPSVEMAGICRSLGLEVRQQSVEDVKDLDGSFDILTAFELFEHLHNPSLFLKKINGLLKPGGHLVLTTLNGEGFDILLLWERSKSVSPPHHLNFFNTGSIAGLMKNNGFEIISVTTPGKLDWDIVDGMIKKEKASTGKLWDKVALLDEKAKSALQKWISESNMSSHMRVVARKVK, from the coding sequence TTGAAGGAAGAAGAAATAAGAAAACGGGAAGTATTTAACAAATATCTTGAACTTGTGGAAGAGGATGTGAAAACCTTTTTTGATTTTTCAAGATTTGAAGTAGGCCCTTGTCCCGCATGCGGAGATAAAAGATCTGTTGAGCAGTTCAAAAAGCTGGGATTTAATTACGTTTCCTGCAAAAACTGCAATACTCTTTTTGTTAACCCAAGGCCTCCTTTCTCCGTGCTTGACGAATTCTATTCAAGATCCCCGTCGACAAACTTTTGGGTAAATGAATTCTTTAAACCGGTTGCGCAGATAAGAAGAGAAAAGATCTTTAAGCCCAGAGCGCAGGACGTGGCTCCGATGATACCCGCGACTTCGCATTTGAATGTGGGGGACATTGGCGCGGGGTTTGGGCTGTTCCTGGAAGAGCTTAGAAAATTGAGGCCGGACTCGACATACTACGCGATAGAGCCGTCCGTAGAAATGGCAGGTATATGCCGCAGCCTGGGGTTAGAGGTAAGACAGCAAAGTGTAGAAGATGTAAAAGATCTAGACGGTTCTTTTGACATTTTGACCGCGTTTGAACTGTTTGAACACCTGCATAACCCCTCGCTGTTCTTAAAAAAGATAAACGGCCTTTTAAAGCCGGGAGGCCATCTGGTCCTTACCACTCTTAACGGAGAGGGGTTTGATATTCTGCTTTTATGGGAAAGATCAAAGAGCGTCAGTCCTCCGCATCATCTGAATTTCTTTAACACCGGTTCGATAGCCGGTCTTATGAAAAATAATGGTTTTGAAATAATTTCTGTCACGACTCCCGGAAAGCTTGATTGGGACATTGTGGATGGGATGATAAAAAAAGAGAAAGCGAGCACAGGAAAGTTGTGGGATAAAGTTGCTTTGCTTGACGAAAAAGCAAAATCCGCCCTTCAAAAATGGATATCGGAAAGCAATATGAGCTCTCACATGAGAGTGGTCGCAAGAAAGGTTAAATAA
- a CDS encoding acylneuraminate cytidylyltransferase: MKSTAVLACRLESTRLFGKPMQLINDMPIILHLISRLRKAKKLDEIVLAISDEPGQHVFIDLAKKNGLRYVIGDQKDVLGRLIKGGDLAKTDIVVRTTTENPYVYWENLDELISLHIKNSADITVTEHLPLGAFLEVISLSAMKRAHNDGEDRHRSELCTLYISENPDKFKIQKIKAPEKLCRADIRLTVDTPQDLILVRTIWEKLHAKDPLFSISDIIELFEKEPGLKEINASNNQTLYLWK, from the coding sequence ATGAAATCGACCGCTGTTCTGGCTTGCAGACTTGAATCGACCCGCCTGTTCGGAAAGCCGATGCAGCTAATCAACGATATGCCGATAATCCTTCATCTTATAAGCAGGCTAAGGAAAGCAAAAAAGCTTGATGAGATAGTGCTGGCAATAAGCGATGAACCCGGACAGCATGTGTTCATTGACCTGGCAAAAAAGAACGGCTTAAGATATGTGATCGGCGATCAAAAAGATGTCCTTGGCAGGCTGATAAAAGGCGGAGACCTTGCTAAAACCGATATTGTGGTCAGAACCACTACCGAAAACCCGTATGTGTACTGGGAAAACCTTGACGAGCTTATATCCCTGCATATTAAGAATTCGGCGGACATTACCGTTACTGAACATCTGCCTCTGGGTGCTTTTCTTGAAGTGATAAGCCTGTCTGCAATGAAAAGGGCACACAATGACGGGGAGGACAGGCACAGAAGCGAGCTGTGCACCCTTTATATCTCGGAAAACCCGGATAAATTCAAGATACAAAAGATCAAAGCGCCCGAAAAACTCTGTAGAGCGGACATCAGGTTGACCGTGGATACGCCCCAAGACCTTATTCTGGTCCGTACGATCTGGGAAAAACTGCATGCAAAAGATCCTCTGTTCTCTATATCGGACATAATTGAACTGTTTGAAAAAGAACCGGGTCTTAAAGAGATCAATGCGTCAAATAATCAGACCTTGTATCTCTGGAAATAA
- a CDS encoding GNAT family N-acetyltransferase: MGIILRKAEIMDCRDVFEWRNDPAVRNMSLDQRPIKDTDHDKWFNNSLKNPDRDLIIAESEGKKIGVVRVDRLNEYSGEISINLAPDSRGKGFGPEILRLFSRTELTAGGYKILIARIKNTNPNSVKAFEKAGYKKLLEYTSNSGELIIIMSKAGELYDE; encoded by the coding sequence GTGGGCATCATATTAAGAAAAGCGGAAATTATGGACTGCCGCGATGTTTTTGAATGGAGGAACGATCCTGCAGTAAGAAACATGAGCCTGGATCAAAGACCCATTAAAGATACCGACCACGACAAATGGTTTAATAATTCTCTCAAAAATCCAGACAGGGACCTGATCATTGCCGAATCCGAAGGAAAAAAGATCGGGGTTGTGAGGGTTGACAGGCTTAATGAATATTCCGGAGAGATAAGCATCAATCTGGCCCCTGATTCAAGAGGAAAAGGATTTGGCCCTGAAATCTTGCGGCTTTTTAGCCGGACAGAGTTAACAGCCGGCGGCTACAAAATACTGATAGCCAGGATAAAGAACACCAATCCGAATTCGGTAAAAGCGTTTGAAAAGGCGGGATATAAAAAGCTTTTAGAGTACACTTCAAATTCCGGAGAATTGATAATAATCATGTCAAAGGCGGGCGAACTTTATGATGAATAA
- a CDS encoding aldolase/citrate lyase family protein — protein sequence MDLRRKLKRNVLSLGSWIQVPNTFIAETMAGSGFEWLAIDMEHGLIGIEDVYKLIQVIDLSNCSALVRLNENDPSTIRRVMDAGAGGIIVPMINTKKDAVKAAEALKYPPEGKRSFGLGRAHGYGRDFNGYIKRSNKDSVLVVQIEHIDAVNNLDEILSVKEIDSVIIGPYDLSGSMGIPGKFNDKRFEQTVRTIIKKVKENKKQLGIHIVNANPAELKKRIKQGFRFIGYGMDTVFLQKGIEASKGPK from the coding sequence ATGGATTTGAGAAGAAAGCTTAAGAGAAATGTGCTGTCGCTGGGCTCATGGATACAGGTTCCAAATACATTTATTGCCGAGACAATGGCAGGTTCAGGTTTTGAATGGCTTGCCATAGATATGGAACACGGCTTGATAGGAATAGAGGACGTTTATAAGCTTATCCAAGTCATCGACCTTTCAAATTGTTCAGCGCTGGTAAGGCTTAATGAAAACGATCCCAGCACTATAAGGCGGGTTATGGACGCGGGTGCCGGCGGAATAATAGTTCCTATGATAAATACAAAGAAAGATGCTGTTAAAGCCGCTGAAGCCCTTAAATACCCTCCCGAGGGAAAAAGGAGCTTTGGTCTGGGCCGAGCGCACGGATACGGCAGGGATTTTAACGGCTATATAAAAAGAAGTAATAAAGACAGTGTTTTAGTTGTACAGATAGAACATATCGATGCGGTAAACAATCTTGATGAAATATTATCTGTTAAAGAGATAGATTCGGTAATAATCGGGCCTTACGATCTAAGCGGTTCAATGGGGATCCCCGGCAAGTTCAACGATAAGAGATTTGAACAAACAGTCCGGACAATAATTAAAAAAGTTAAAGAGAACAAGAAACAGTTGGGCATACATATAGTTAATGCAAATCCGGCAGAGTTAAAGAAAAGGATAAAACAGGGTTTCAGATTTATCGGATACGGAATGGATACGGTGTTTTTGCAAAAAGGCATAGAGGCGTCAAAAGGACCCAAATAA
- the hisH gene encoding imidazole glycerol phosphate synthase subunit HisH, whose product MKNKINIIDCGLGNISSVKNAFEELKCDVKILTRADQAGDDCRYLILPGVGAFGDGMRLLKETGFDKKIKDLVLSGTKLLGICLGMQLLFDKGYEFGENEGLHLISGEVKRMMSDNFGLRLPHIGWNDTTIVRPDDTFMKDIKDRSCFYYVNSYACFPKNEKNVLGYYEYGGKYAGIVRSGNVMGVQFHPEKSQQTGLKLLENYIKA is encoded by the coding sequence ATGAAAAATAAAATAAATATTATTGACTGCGGCCTTGGCAATATCAGCTCCGTAAAGAACGCTTTTGAAGAACTGAAGTGTGATGTCAAGATCCTGACGCGGGCAGACCAGGCCGGGGATGATTGCCGGTATTTGATCCTGCCGGGAGTGGGTGCGTTCGGGGACGGCATGAGGCTCCTTAAAGAGACGGGTTTTGACAAAAAGATCAAAGACCTTGTATTGTCCGGGACCAAACTATTGGGGATCTGCCTGGGCATGCAGCTGCTGTTTGACAAAGGTTATGAGTTTGGAGAAAACGAAGGGCTGCATCTGATAAGCGGAGAAGTTAAGAGGATGATGAGCGATAACTTTGGGCTAAGGCTTCCTCATATCGGATGGAATGACACGACTATCGTAAGGCCTGATGACACCTTTATGAAAGACATCAAAGACAGGTCATGCTTTTACTATGTGAACAGCTATGCCTGCTTTCCGAAGAATGAAAAGAATGTACTTGGCTATTATGAATACGGCGGTAAATACGCGGGCATTGTCAGGAGCGGAAATGTGATGGGAGTGCAGTTTCACCCGGAAAAGAGCCAGCAGACCGGTCTAAAGCTTTTAGAGAACTATATTAAGGCATAA
- the kdsB gene encoding 3-deoxy-manno-octulosonate cytidylyltransferase → MNIIGIIPARMASSRYPGKPLEKILGMPMIGHVYFRCKMSKSMNEVYIATCDKEVMDYAASIGAKAVLTKDSHERASDRAAEAMTKIEKETGKKIDILVMIQGDEPMTTPKMIDLALEPFKNDPSTLVSNLMSPLRTRQEHEDPNEVKVVADIHNNALYFSREAIPSWKKGAKSVPMMKQVCIIPFRRDFLIEFNSLEPTPLEIIESVDMLRVLEHGYKVKMVFCEDETYSVDTPEDLKEVEKAMKDDPLCKKYREEK, encoded by the coding sequence ATGAATATAATAGGAATAATCCCTGCAAGAATGGCATCATCCCGCTATCCCGGAAAACCTCTTGAGAAAATACTGGGAATGCCCATGATAGGCCACGTTTATTTTAGATGTAAGATGAGCAAGTCTATGAATGAAGTTTATATCGCTACCTGCGACAAGGAAGTAATGGATTACGCAGCTTCTATCGGCGCAAAAGCGGTACTGACAAAAGATTCGCATGAGCGGGCCTCCGACAGGGCCGCGGAAGCTATGACCAAGATAGAGAAAGAGACAGGTAAAAAGATCGATATCCTTGTAATGATCCAGGGGGATGAGCCAATGACAACGCCGAAAATGATCGATCTGGCTCTTGAGCCGTTTAAGAATGATCCTTCAACTCTGGTGTCGAACCTGATGTCTCCGCTTCGGACAAGACAGGAGCATGAGGACCCCAACGAAGTCAAAGTGGTAGCGGATATTCACAACAACGCCCTGTATTTTTCTAGAGAGGCCATCCCGTCATGGAAAAAGGGAGCAAAGAGCGTACCGATGATGAAACAGGTGTGCATAATACCCTTTAGAAGGGACTTTCTTATAGAATTTAATTCTCTTGAGCCGACCCCTCTGGAAATAATTGAATCTGTTGACATGCTAAGAGTTCTAGAACACGGCTATAAAGTGAAGATGGTGTTTTGTGAGGACGAAACATACAGTGTTGACACGCCCGAAGACCTAAAAGAAGTTGAAAAAGCCATGAAGGACGATCCTTTATGTAAAAAATATCGTGAGGAGAAATGA
- a CDS encoding N-acetylneuraminate synthase family protein, with translation MKIEEVFNKKNNGVYVILEMANAHDGSAQIAGQIVDAAADAGADAIKFQLFTADELAVPDFSYYELYKKLQMPLETWKGLVKHAKDKGLDVLFDVFGLESANTAFDLNAAGIKVHNADISNYELLRSIAKMKLPVILSCGGSYVSEIHKAMDILKKNGTDKIMLMFGIQSYPTQPEDSFLAKIQLLNDEFSVPVGFAPHLEGGSQEAVLVPGLAVAAGAKAVEVHLTLDRSKKLPDYFSSLEPGELKQMLSAVNMASKSRGERSLELSKKETEYRQKHKKFLTASESIKAGEKISYKNVALKRINDSGEDNLTEIDPFIGKTAVAAIEKYSPVKRKDLK, from the coding sequence ATGAAGATCGAGGAAGTGTTTAACAAAAAGAACAACGGCGTTTATGTCATTTTAGAAATGGCCAACGCCCACGACGGCAGCGCGCAGATAGCCGGACAGATCGTAGATGCCGCGGCCGATGCGGGAGCTGACGCGATAAAATTCCAGCTTTTTACCGCAGATGAGCTGGCGGTCCCGGATTTTTCGTATTATGAGCTTTATAAAAAGCTTCAGATGCCGCTAGAGACGTGGAAAGGGCTTGTCAAACATGCCAAAGATAAAGGGCTTGACGTCCTTTTTGATGTTTTTGGCCTTGAGAGCGCTAATACAGCGTTTGACCTTAACGCTGCCGGGATCAAGGTGCATAACGCGGATATTTCAAATTATGAGCTGCTTAGATCAATAGCAAAAATGAAATTGCCTGTGATCCTGTCGTGCGGAGGATCTTACGTCAGTGAGATACACAAAGCGATGGACATTCTTAAAAAGAACGGCACGGACAAGATAATGCTGATGTTTGGTATCCAGTCATACCCCACGCAGCCGGAGGACAGCTTTTTGGCAAAGATACAATTATTGAATGATGAGTTTTCTGTCCCCGTAGGATTTGCTCCCCATCTTGAAGGCGGCTCTCAAGAAGCTGTCCTGGTGCCGGGGCTTGCGGTTGCGGCCGGCGCAAAGGCTGTGGAAGTGCATTTAACGCTTGACAGGTCAAAAAAATTACCGGATTATTTTTCTTCGCTTGAGCCGGGGGAATTGAAGCAGATGCTCTCTGCCGTGAATATGGCATCCAAATCCAGAGGGGAAAGATCTTTGGAGCTTTCAAAAAAGGAAACCGAATACAGACAAAAGCACAAAAAATTCCTAACGGCTTCCGAAAGCATCAAGGCGGGGGAAAAGATAAGTTACAAGAACGTGGCTCTCAAGCGCATAAATGATTCCGGTGAAGACAATCTTACAGAGATAGACCCATTTATCGGGAAAACCGCTGTTGCCGCAATTGAAAAATATTCGCCCGTAAAAAGAAAGGACCTTAAATAA